From Camelus dromedarius isolate mCamDro1 chromosome X, mCamDro1.pat, whole genome shotgun sequence, one genomic window encodes:
- the ZIC3 gene encoding zinc finger protein ZIC 3 isoform X1: MTMLLDGGPQFPGLGVGSFGAPRHHEMPNREPAGMGLNPFGDSPHAAAAAAFKLSPAAAHDLSSGQSSAFTPQGSGYANALGHHHHHHHHHHHAGQVPSYGGAASAAFNSTRDFLFRQRGSGLGEAASGGGQHGLFASSASSLHAPAGIPEPPGYLLFPGLHEQGAGHPSPTGHVDNNQVHLGLRGELFGRADPYRPVASPRTDPYTAGAQFPNYSPMNMNMGVNVAAHHGPGAFFRYMRQPIKQELSCKWIDEAQLSRPKKSCDRTFSTMHELVTHVTMEHVGGPEQNNHVCYWEECPREGKSFKAKYKLVNHIRVHTGEKPFPCPFPGCGKIFARSENLKIHKRTHTGEKPFKCEFEGCDRRFANSSDRKKHMHVHTSDKPYICKVCDKSYTHPSSLRKHMKVHESQGSDSSPAASSGYESSTPPAIASANSKDTTKTPSAVQTSTSHNPGLPPNFNEWYV, encoded by the exons ATGACGATGCTCCTGGACGGAGGCCCGCAGTTCCCTGGGCTGGGAGTGGGTAGCTTCGGCGCGCCGCGCCACCACGAGATGCCCAACCGCGAGCCGGCAGGCATGGGGCTGAATCCCTTCGGGGACTCGCcccacgccgccgccgccgccgccttcaAGCTGAGCCCCGCCGCGGCGCACGATCTATCTTCGGGCCAGAGCTCGGCGTTCACGCCACAGGGTTCGGGTTACGCCAACGCCCTGggccatcatcaccaccaccaccaccaccatcaccacgcCGGCCAGGTGCCCAGCTACGGCGGTGCCGCCTCTGCCGCCTTCAACTCCACGCGCGACTTTCTGTTCCGCCAGCGTGGCTCCGGGCTCGGCGAGGCGGCCTCGGGTGGCGGGCAGCACGGGCTCTTCGCCAGCTCGGCGAGCAGCCTGCACGCTCCAGCTGGTATTCCTGAGCCCCCCGGCTACCTGCTTTTCCCCGGGCTGCACGAGCAAGGTGCCGGACACCCGTCGCCCACAGGGCACGTGGACAACAACCAGGTCCACTTGGGGCTGCGCGGAGAGCTGTTCGGCCGCGCCGACCCGTACCGCCCAGTGGCCAGTCCGCGCACGGACCCCTACACGGCCGGCGCGCAGTTCCCCAACTACAGCCCCATGAACATGAACATGGGCGTGAACGTGGCGGCCCACCACGGGCCTGGCGCCTTCTTCCGTTATATGCGTCAGCCCATCAAACAGGAGCTGTCGTGCAAGTGGATCGACGAGGCTCAGCTGAGCCGGCCCAAGAAAAGCTGCGACCGGACCTTCAGCACCATGCACGAGTTGGTGACACATGTCACCATGGAGCATGTGGGGGGCCCGGAGCAGAACAACCACGTCTGCTACTGGGAGGAGTGCCCCCGCGAGGGCAAGTCATTCAAGGCGAAGTACAAACTGGTCAATCACATTCGGGTGCACACGGGCGAGAAGCCCTTCCCGTGCCCCTTCCCGGGCTGCGGGAAGATCTTTGCCCGCTCCGAGAACCTCAAGATCCACAAGAGGACCCACACAG GTGAGAAACCATTCAAATGTGAATTTGAAGGCTGTGACAGACGTTTTGCCAACAGCAGCGACCGCAAGAagcacatgcatgtgcacacctCGGACAAGCCCTATATCTGCAAAGTGTGCGACAAGTCCTACACGCACCCGAGCTCCCTGCGCAAGCACATGAAG GTTCATGAATCTCAAGGGTCAGATTCCTCCCCTGCTGCCAGTTCAGGCTATGAATCTTCCACTCCACCCGCTATAGCTTCTGCAAACAGTAAAGATACCACTAAAACCCCTTCTGCAGTTCAAACTAGCACCAGCCACAACCCTGGACTTCCTCCCAATTTTAACGAATGGTACGTCTGA
- the ZIC3 gene encoding zinc finger protein ZIC 3 isoform X2, which produces MTMLLDGGPQFPGLGVGSFGAPRHHEMPNREPAGMGLNPFGDSPHAAAAAAFKLSPAAAHDLSSGQSSAFTPQGSGYANALGHHHHHHHHHHHAGQVPSYGGAASAAFNSTRDFLFRQRGSGLGEAASGGGQHGLFASSASSLHAPAGIPEPPGYLLFPGLHEQGAGHPSPTGHVDNNQVHLGLRGELFGRADPYRPVASPRTDPYTAGAQFPNYSPMNMNMGVNVAAHHGPGAFFRYMRQPIKQELSCKWIDEAQLSRPKKSCDRTFSTMHELVTHVTMEHVGGPEQNNHVCYWEECPREGKSFKAKYKLVNHIRVHTGEKPFPCPFPGCGKIFARSENLKIHKRTHTGEKPFKCEFEGCDRRFANSSDRKKHMHVHTSDKPYICKVCDKSYTHPSSLRKHMKCCPAWYPGQSLIPDEELDTDVGMQQPALHNTTYPKCRVNAEPTVQEMIY; this is translated from the exons ATGACGATGCTCCTGGACGGAGGCCCGCAGTTCCCTGGGCTGGGAGTGGGTAGCTTCGGCGCGCCGCGCCACCACGAGATGCCCAACCGCGAGCCGGCAGGCATGGGGCTGAATCCCTTCGGGGACTCGCcccacgccgccgccgccgccgccttcaAGCTGAGCCCCGCCGCGGCGCACGATCTATCTTCGGGCCAGAGCTCGGCGTTCACGCCACAGGGTTCGGGTTACGCCAACGCCCTGggccatcatcaccaccaccaccaccaccatcaccacgcCGGCCAGGTGCCCAGCTACGGCGGTGCCGCCTCTGCCGCCTTCAACTCCACGCGCGACTTTCTGTTCCGCCAGCGTGGCTCCGGGCTCGGCGAGGCGGCCTCGGGTGGCGGGCAGCACGGGCTCTTCGCCAGCTCGGCGAGCAGCCTGCACGCTCCAGCTGGTATTCCTGAGCCCCCCGGCTACCTGCTTTTCCCCGGGCTGCACGAGCAAGGTGCCGGACACCCGTCGCCCACAGGGCACGTGGACAACAACCAGGTCCACTTGGGGCTGCGCGGAGAGCTGTTCGGCCGCGCCGACCCGTACCGCCCAGTGGCCAGTCCGCGCACGGACCCCTACACGGCCGGCGCGCAGTTCCCCAACTACAGCCCCATGAACATGAACATGGGCGTGAACGTGGCGGCCCACCACGGGCCTGGCGCCTTCTTCCGTTATATGCGTCAGCCCATCAAACAGGAGCTGTCGTGCAAGTGGATCGACGAGGCTCAGCTGAGCCGGCCCAAGAAAAGCTGCGACCGGACCTTCAGCACCATGCACGAGTTGGTGACACATGTCACCATGGAGCATGTGGGGGGCCCGGAGCAGAACAACCACGTCTGCTACTGGGAGGAGTGCCCCCGCGAGGGCAAGTCATTCAAGGCGAAGTACAAACTGGTCAATCACATTCGGGTGCACACGGGCGAGAAGCCCTTCCCGTGCCCCTTCCCGGGCTGCGGGAAGATCTTTGCCCGCTCCGAGAACCTCAAGATCCACAAGAGGACCCACACAG GTGAGAAACCATTCAAATGTGAATTTGAAGGCTGTGACAGACGTTTTGCCAACAGCAGCGACCGCAAGAagcacatgcatgtgcacacctCGGACAAGCCCTATATCTGCAAAGTGTGCGACAAGTCCTACACGCACCCGAGCTCCCTGCGCAAGCACATGAAG tGTTGTCCTGCTTGGTATCCGGGACAGTCTCTAATTCCTGACGAAGAACTTGATACTGACGTTGGTATGCAGCAGCCAGCCCTCCATAACACTACCTATCCAAAATGCAGGGTTAATGCCGAACCTACTGTGCAAGAAATGATTTACTGA